A stretch of Macadamia integrifolia cultivar HAES 741 unplaced genomic scaffold, SCU_Mint_v3 scaffold_189A, whole genome shotgun sequence DNA encodes these proteins:
- the LOC122071094 gene encoding cation/H(+) antiporter 15-like, whose product MIPIDGTGYEELLLTTPINSSHAWTFGLKRKIVNAECIRKTGPCRGIFYGDDPFKFMEPVFVMQLLISSFLTTFCQLLFRPLGQTSIIGQIMAGLIAGPSALSRNPTLKKKLFPQPSQYVQETLSLSASVFIFFLAGVRMDMGIIKNLGKKEWSIGLATFFVPLFLSVPIAVAFKRISNLDKTLSDNLASIACLYSSTSFHIVASVLHELKLLNTEVGRLAMSSSMISVLLSWILLDFGVTFKQTVMKGYGVGVFFKLMACSVVVVLFIYYIMRPIMLWMVRQTEERRSIKRSYLYSLLVMILACCFLSEALGKHVVFTAAFLGVCVPGGPPLGSALVEKLDCFITFVLLPLYLVVNFEDVDLYHIKARSFFIIQSLCFVASFGKFIGTIVPCFYFDVPFKESIPLGLVLSTLGLLDLQFYKSSQVLGYFDSSMFGAMSISIIIVTGLVAPVVRVIYNPSKKYRAIKTRTLQQNVRQAELPILVCVYNQESVPALINLLEATHPVRDYPMALYLLQLVELVGLSAPVLIPYQPGKTVDSQRSGRAVFNAFKIFERNNPGVTTMQAFTSIAPYASMHDDICTLALDKKVCFIIVPFHKQWHLDGAVESVSRRNVNRNVLMKAPCSVGILIDRGAVIGRRSILESWAYFRIAMMFLGGRDDREALSFVMRMAQHPNVNLTVIRLVPIGDNLYVMDEMERILDEEVITEFRLATAGCSDRVLYTEEGVTDGIGTINVMRSIGNSFDLILVGRRHEKDSPFLEGSVEWVEFPVIGFIADMLMSIDFKRKVSILVVQQHDLASQVALSKARLRHLYSSDIP is encoded by the exons ATGATCCCCATTGATGGCACTGGATACGAGGAATTACTGTTGACGACTCCCATCAACAGTTCTCATGCATGGACATTTGGGTTGAAGAGGAAGATAGTGAATGCTGAATGCATCCGAAAGACTGGGCCCTGTAGAGGTATCTTTTACGGAGATGATCCCTTCAAATTTATGGAACCAGTTTTCGTGATGCAGCTGCTTATAAGCTCTTTCCTCACAACTTTCTGTCAGCTCCTTTTCAGGCCACTGGGCCAAACTTCCATTATCGGCCAGATCATG GCTGGTTTAATTGCAGGGCCCTCAGCTCTTAGCCGAAACCCGACCCTCAAGAAAAAGTTGTTCCCACAACCAAGCCAATACGTGCAGGAAACCTTGTCTTTATCTGCCAGCgtattcatcttcttccttgccGGAGTGAGAATGGACATGGGCATAATCAAGAacttaggaaagaaagaatGGTCTATCGGCCTCGCCACATTCTTCGTTCCATTGTTCTTAAGTGTGCCCATTGCCGTTGCATTTAAGAGAATCAGTAACCTCGATAAGACTTTAAGCGATAACCTCGCCTCGATTGCATGTCTCTATTCCAGCACTTCTTTCCACATCGTGGCTAGTGTCCTACACGAGCTCAAGCTCCTCAATACTGAAGTTGGTCGCTTAGCTATGTCTTCGTCCATGATCAGTGTCCTGCTTAGTTGGATCTTGTTAGATTTTGGCGTGACATTCAAGCAAACCGTAATGAAGGGATATGGAGTGGGCGTGTTCTTTAAGTTGATGGCATGTAGCGTGGTCGTGGTACTCTTTATCTACTATATTATGCGACCCATCATGCTTTGGATGGTCCGACAGACCGAGGAAAGAAGATCCATCAAGCGAAGCTACCTCTATTCTCTCCTCGTCATGATTCTAGCTTGTTGTTTCTTGAGCGAGGCATTGGGCAAGCATGTGGTCTTCACAGCAGCATTTCTGGGCGTGTGTGTTCCAGGCGGCCCACCTCTGGGTTCAGCCTTGGTGGAGAAGCTTGATTGCTTCATAACGTTTGTACTATTGCCGCTCTACTTAGTTGTGAATTTTGAGGATGTTGATTTGTATCACATCAAAGCTCGCTCTTTCTTTATTATACAATCTCTATGCTTCGTTGCAAGCTTCGGCAAATTCATCGGAACCATAGTTCCTTGCTTCTACTTCGACGTTCCATTTAAGGAATCTATCCCACTCGGGCTCGTGTTGAGCACTCTCGGCTTACTTGATCTTCAGTTTTACAAATCATCACAAGTGCTTGGG TATTTTGATAGCTCAATGTTCGGGGCGATGTCTATATCAATAATAATAGTGACAGGTCTCGTTGCGCCTGTGGTTAGAGTGATTTACAATCCATCAAAGAAATACAGAGCCATCAAGACACGAACCCTTCAACAAAACGTACGCCAAGCCGAACTTCCAATACTTGTCTGCGTGTACAACCAAGAAAGTGTTCCTGCACTTATCAACCTCCTTGAGGCCACTCACCCTGTCCGAGACTACCCCATGGCCCTCTACCTCCTCCAGCTCGTCGAGCTAGTTGGTCTTTCAGCCCCAGTCCTCATCCCTTATCAACCTGGCAAAACCGTTGACTCTCAACGTTCTGGGCGTGCCGTTTTCAATGCTTTCAAGATCTTCGAACGCAACAACCCAGGAGTGACCACGATGCAGGCCTTCACAAGCATAGCCCCCTACGCTTCAATGCACGATGACATATGCACTCTCGCACTGGACAAGAAGGTTTGCTTCATCATCGTTCCCTTTCATAAGCAATGGCACCTCGATGGTGCAGTTGAGTCGGTGAGTCGTAGGAACGTCAACCGAAATGTCCTCATGAAGGCGCCATGCTCCGTCGGGATACTCATCGATCGTGGAGCAGTGATTGGGCGCAGATCTATATTAGAAAGTTGGGCCTACTTCCGTATTGCAATGATGTTCTTAGGGGGTCGTGATGATCGTGAGGCACTATCGTTTGTAATGCGCATGGCCCAACATCCGAACGTCAATCTCACAGTGATCCGGTTGGTTCCTATCGGTGACAATTTGTACGTCATGGATGAGATGGAGAGGATATTGGATGAGGAAGTGATCACAGAGTTTCGGCTTGCCACTGCAGGTTGCAGCGATCGTGTTCTCTATACAGAGGAGGGAGTGACAGATGGGATTGGAACTATCAATGTGATGCGGTCCATTGGTAACTCATTCGATCTCATTCTGGTCGGGAGACGTCATGAGAAGGATTCACCATTCTTGGAAGGATCAGTGGAATGGGTTGAGTTTCCAGTTATTGGATTCATTGCAGACATGCTCATGTCAATAGATTTCAAACGCAAGGTCTCGATTTTGGTGGTGCAACAACATGACTTGGCATCTCAAGTTGCCTTAAGTAAAGCTAGACTTCGCCACCTTTACAGTAGTGACATTCCATGA